Proteins found in one Salvelinus alpinus chromosome 11, SLU_Salpinus.1, whole genome shotgun sequence genomic segment:
- the LOC139533301 gene encoding polysialoglycoprotein-like — MAVRRYGGTEVRRYGAATGPSNAAATGPSDGIATGSSNNAATSAAATGPSDAASTSAAATGPSDNDATLAAATGPSDAAATGPSDTATTSAAATGPSDNDATSAAATGPSDNDATLAAATGPSDAAATGPSDTATTSAAATGPSDNDATSAAATGPSDAAATGPSDTATTSAAATGPSNAASTSAAATGPSDVASTSAAATGPSDNDATLAAATGPSDAAATGPSDTATTSAAATGPSDNDATSAAATGPSDNDATLAAATGPSDAAATGPSDTATTSAAATGPSDNDATSAAATGPSDAAATGPSDTATTSAAATGPSDAASTSAAATGPSDVASTSAAATGPSDAASTSAAATGPSDAASTSAAATGPSDVASTSAAATGPSDAASTSAAATGPSDVASTSAAATGPSDVASTSAAATGPSDAASTSAAATGPSDAASTLAAATGPSDAAATGPSDTATTSAAATGPSDNDATSAAATGPSDAAATGLSDTATTSAAATGPSDAASTSAAATGPSDAASTSAAATGPSDNDTTLAAATGPSDAAATGPSDTATTSVVATGPSDAAATGPSDTAATSAAATGPSDADLTLAAATGLSNNDSISASATGPGSPAP; from the coding sequence ctgcaactggcccaTCCAACgcagctgcaactggcccgtccgacggCATCGCAACTGGCTCGTCCAACAAcgccgcaacttcggcagctgcaactggcccgtccgatgCCGCctcaacttcggcagctgcaactggcccgtccgacaaTGACGCAACTTTGGCAGCTGCTACTGGCCCGTCCGACGCCGCTGCAACTGGTCCGTCCGACACCGCcacaacttcggcagctgcaactggcccgtccgacaatgacgcaacttcggcagctgcaactggcccgtccgacaaTGACGCAACTTTGGCAGCTGCTACTGGCCCGTCCGACGCCGCTGCAACTGGTCCGTCCGACACCGCcacaacttcggcagctgcaactggcccgtccgacaatgacgcaacttcggcagctgcaactggcccgtccgacgccGCTGCAACTGGTCCGTCCGACACCGCcacaacttcggcagctgcaactggcccgtccAACGCCGCctcaacttcggcagctgcaactggcccgtccgatgTCGCCTCAACTTCGGCAGcagcaactggcccgtccgacaaTGACGCAACTTTGGCAGCTGCTACTGGCCCGTCCGACGCCGCTGCAACTGGTCCGTCCGACACCGCcacaacttcggcagctgcaactggcccgtccgacaatgacgcaacttcggcagctgcaactggcccgtccgacaaTGACGCAACTTTGGCAGCTGCTACTGGCCCGTCCGACGCCGCTGCAACTGGTCCGTCCGACACCGCcacaacttcggcagctgcaactggcccgtccgacaatgacgcaacttcggcagctgcaactggcccgtccgacgccGCTGCAACTGGTCCGTCCGACACCGCcacaacttcggcagctgcaactggcccgtccgacgccgcctcaacttcggcagctgcaactggcccgtccgatgTCGCCTCAACTTCGGCAGcagcaactggcccgtccgatgCCGCctcaacttcggcagctgcaactggcccgtccgacgccgcctcaacttcggcagctgcaactggcccgtccgatgTCGCCTCAACTTCGGCAGcagcaactggcccgtccgatgCCGCctcaacttcggcagctgcaactggcccgtccgatgTCGCctcaacttcggcagctgcaactggcccgtccgatgTCGCctcaacttcggcagctgcaactggcccgtccgacgccGCCTCAACTTCGGCAGCTGCTACTGGCCCGTCCGACGCCGCCTCAACTTtggcagctgcaactggcccgtccgacgccGCTGCAACTGGTCCGTCCGACACCGCcacaacttcggcagctgcaactggcccgtccgacaatgacgcaacttcggcagctgcaactggcccgtccgacgccGCTGCAACTGGTCTGTCCGACACCGCcacaacttcggcagctgcaactggcccgtccgacgccGCCTCgacttcggcagctgcaactggcccgtccgatgCCGCctcaacttcggcagctgcaactggcccgtccgacaaTGACACAACTTTGGCAGCTGCTACTGGCCCGTCCGACGCCGCTGCAACTGGTCCGTCCGACACCGCCACAACTTCGGTAGttgcaactggcccgtccgacgccgctgcaactggtccgtccgacaccgccgcaacttcggcagctgcaactggcccgtccgacgccGACTTAACTTTGGCTGCCGCAACTGGCCTGTCCAACAACGACTCAATTTCGGCATCTGCAACTGGCCCTGGCTCACCCGCACCGTGA